Proteins encoded by one window of Brienomyrus brachyistius isolate T26 unplaced genomic scaffold, BBRACH_0.4 scaffold67, whole genome shotgun sequence:
- the LOC125725450 gene encoding neutral amino acid transporter A-like, producing the protein MGTENEANGYVKSKSPVLTNEVAARGPKIFKDAIVEFFKRNLLVILTVSGVVVGAGLGMMVRNMNLTRAQVTYFAFPGEMLLRMLKMVILPLVVCSLISGAASLDTRSLGKLGGIAVSYFLVTTLIASGIGVVLAFIIKPGVGAGALNTNSLGLETVTTSKETTDSFLDLARNLFPANLVAAAFRTYATDYKFVTVGNISNGSLIYQKVPVGTETEGMNILGLVLFAMVFGVALRKLGPEGEELIRFFNAFNDATMVLVSWIMWYVPFGIMFLVGSKIVEMEDVVLLVSSLGKYIFASILGHIIHGGIVLPLIYFGFTRKNPFTFLSGLIAPFTTAFATCSSSATLPSMMRCVEENNGVDKRISRFILPIGATVNMDGAAIFQCIAAVFIAQLNNAELNAGQIFTILVTATASSVGAAGIPAGGIITIAIILEAIGLPTNDLSLMLAVDWIVDRTTTVVNVEGDALGAGILHHINEKATKRAEQRAGGQELLEVKVEAVANVQGLDEASPLVTRQEPGTDGTVDSSAERSDGESGL; encoded by the exons ATGGGTACGGAAAATGAAGCCAACGGATATGTAAAATCAAAATCGCCTGTTTTAACTAACGAAGTTGCAGCCAGGGGTCCAAAAATATTCAAAGATGCTATAGTGGAGTTTTTTAAGAGGAATCTTTTGGTAATACTCACGGTATCGGGAGTTGTGGTGGGCGCTGGTCTCGGTATGATGGTCAGGAATATGAACCTGACGCGGGCGCAGGTAACTTATTTCGCCTTCCCCGGCGAGATGCTGCTTAGGATGCTGAAGATGGTCATCCTTCCCCTGGTGGTGTGCAGCCTGATTTCGGGTGCGGCCTCTCTGGACACCCGCTCCCTGGGCAAACTGGGTGGCATCGCCGTTTCGTACTTCTTGGTGACCACGCTGATCGCTTCGGGCATCGGCGTGGTGCTGGCTTTCATTATTAAGCCGGGAGTGGGTGCAGGGGCACTGAACACTAATAGTTTGGGGCTGGAAACAGTCACGACAAGCAAGGAGACCACGGATTCCTTCTTAGACCTTGCCAG GAATTTGTTCCCAGCGAATCTCGTAGCAGCCGCCTTCCGCACA TACGCCACCGATTACAAGTTTGTCACCGTTGGGAACATCTCAAATGGGAGCCTCATCTACCAGAAG GTACCCGTTGGCACAGAAACGGAGGGAATGAACATCTTGGGGCTGGTCCTGTTCGCCATGGTGTTCGGGGTGGCGCTGAGGAAGCTGGGACCCGAGGGGGAGGAGCTTATTCGCTTCTTCAATGCCTTCAATGACGCCACAATGGTGCTTGTTTCCTGGATAATGTG GTACGTACCATTCGGCATCATGTTCCTGGTTGGAAGCAAGATCGTGGAGATGGAGGACGTGGTGCTGCTCGTCAGCAGTTTGGGAAAGTACATCTtcgcctccatcctgggccacATCATCCACGGGGGCATCGTGCTGCCCCTCATCTACTTTGGATTCACCCGCAAGAACCCGTTCACCTTCCTGTCCGGCCTAATCGCCCCCTTCACCACCGCCTTCGCCACCTGCTCCAG CTCCGCGACCCTCCCCTCCATGATGAGGTGCGTGGAGGAGAACAACGGAGTGGACAAAAGGATCAGCCGCTTCATCCTCCCCATCGGTGCCACGGTCAACATGGACGGGGCGGCCATCTTCCAGTGTATCGCTGCCGTCTTCATCGCCCAGCTGAACAACGCCGAGCTCAACGCCGGGCAGATTTTTACCATCCT GGTGACCGCCACTGCATCCAGTGTAGGAGCAGCGGGGATCCCGGCTGGAGGGATCATCACCATCGCCATCATTCTGGAGGCAATCGGGCTGCCCACCAATGACCTCTCTCTCATGCTGGCCGTCGACTGGATTGT AGACCGGACCACGACGGTGGTGAACGTGGAGGGGGACGCCCTCGGGGCGGGAATCCTGCACCACATCAACGAGAAGGCGACAAAGAGGGCGGAGCAGCGGGCAGGGGGGCAGGAGCTGCTGGAGGTCAAGGTGGAGGCGGTGGCTAACGTGCAGGGCTTGGACGAGGCGTCCCCGCTCGTCACGCGGCAGGAGCCGGGCACAGACGGCACTGTGGACTCGTCGGCGGAGAGGAGCGATGGGGAATCCGGGCTCTGA